The genome window GACAGACATCGAATAGAAAACAAAGTGAGTATTTGTTTGTGCCTATAGACTAATATTTCAGGTACACGTCTGAACTTAACTTGTCTCTGATGTTTTATCTGTGACACTGGCTGATTTAGGGGCTGTTTAGTTCGTGGCTAAATGTGTCAcattttgcctaaggttagtcgttcgaattggagAACTAACCTTAAGCAGAAAAGTTatgcaaagtgtggcaagttagacATCAAACCAAATAGGCCTTTACCGTCTCTGACGTACGCTTCACCTGCCCCGCCGCTGGATCGCCTACCTGCAATGCACCCTTTAACATCAGGCAGCCGTGTTTTCGTCATCCTCATCTAATCCAATCCAATCCATCAACCCCAAAACTCTTTGCAAATCACTTATATTTAGCTAAGCGACATAGTCCTGCATCCGTACAGGGAAAAAAACAAGTCTAGGTGAAATTTTCGATAGAAACCTGACTTGGATTAAGTTTGTATGTTCGCTGTCATAGGCAACTATCTACTATATATGTcctttaagggcttgttcggttacaccaatccagAAGGAGATTTGAGGGGTTTAAATCCTCTCCTAATCAAAATTTTTTTTGAAGGATCAGGAGGGGGAAACCCCTACTGCGCATTTTATTAGGAAGCGAAAATTAAAGGTTAGGCCCTGGTCCTAGTCAAAATTGACTAGGAGAGAATTTAAACCTCTCAAATCTCCTTctggattggtgtaaccgaaTATGCCCTAATTTGTTTCATGTTGCCTTTCTTTTGTTGAACTATATATGTAAGACGGTCGGTCCGGTGCGAGTTTGTTGAGCGACGGTTGACCTGCACGGCACGTCGACTTGTCCATGCATCGCATGCGTGCATGCATTACGTCACGCCTGGTCTCAAAGAGAGATTTTTTTTATTAAGGCAAGAAGAGCACAGGAAGCAGTGTCGAGCGAGACGCAGGCAGCAGGTCTTTGCCGTCTCGGTATCAGACTCTCTGCCTCGCCGGTTTGGTTTGGTGCGGTGCAGTTCATCTAAATTCTACTTGTACAGGGCCTTGGCCGTCCACGCCGTGTGCCGCCGATCGCATACAGACAGGGTACGCGCTCTGCTTGCTTTCCATTGGAAATCCGTTTGCCCAACAAGCAACGACCTCTGCAGAGGTCCAGACCAGGAAATGCGTCGTGCGTGCATGCATGTGGCCTCCTCCGATGACGATAATAATATCGGACGACCATGTCAAGTCTCTCTGTACTGTACAGACTTGATGCTACCAGCTGCTGCCTGCGTTGCGGAAGGAACACGGATGTCACGACTCGTTAATTAATGACCCGCAAGTACCGGTATGACCCCTCTGGTCTGGATATAATGCACCTAACTGTAATCGACCATAATCCCCTAGTACTGTACTGTAGCAACAGAAAAACATTATGTTAATGATGTGCTGCTCCATGGCATCTATGAGTGTCACGTGAAGAACACCGAGACGGATGAGAAGATCGATTAGGTGCGGCTTGTCCTTCCCGTAGTTTGGATTTTAACAAGGGTTATGCTTTGTTCGTCAATGAAAAACAGTAAAACACTATGATCTTCCAAACTCTAGGAAACATGGAAGTTGGATGCTTTGCTCGTCAACTTGACCGTCTTCTTCAGAATTTAGAGAAACACTAGAACATAACAGAGTACATGGTTCTCCTCACAACTTAATACTACTGCGCGCTGAAGCAGCGGAGCTACAAAAGAACAGTCACATCTTATAAATCCTTCGTCTTTGGACACATATATAAACACGAACAAAAAGCTAGTTAGTGCACGTGCACCCAGGCGTATGTGTATACTTGCAAAACGACTTATTTCTATCATCAAATCACcagaaaagaaagaaagaaaaagaacGTGAACAATCACCACCTAATAATTAACTACGTACGTCTTCTTTCACCCGGGCCTCCTTCGGCAACGCTTGCTTTCTCCCCATGGGCCATGTCCAGCCAGCTTCCACCTTTCAAATGTACAACGGCGCGCACACGCACGCGCAAGTCCGCAGTCCGTGCCGTGGCGCGATCACCTCCTCTTGTTCTTGCTGCCGAGCACGAGGCTGAAGTAGAAGAGGATCCGGAAGAGGAACCCCCAAGCCATGGTGACGAGCAGGCACTCCCACTTGCCGAGCTGCGTCACCGCCGCCTGCTGCAGCACGCCGCGGCCCGTGACCACGCACGTGTCGGCGCCGATCCCCACCCCGAGCGCCGAGCTGATGGACGCGAGCACCCGGGCCTTCACCGCGTCCGGCAGCCCCGCCAGCGGGGAGTTGTCGAAGATCTGCGCGCCCCGCACGAAGCACTCGCCGCCCCGGCCGAACTCGTTCTGCAGCACGCCCTCGAACGGGTACTTGATCAGCGACAGGTAGTGGAACCAGATCCAGTAGGGCGGGATCCTGTCCCGGGTGATGAAGAAGCCGCTGAAGAGCAGGAAGTAGGCGAGGATGGCGACCACCACGGTGTAGCCGATCATCACGTGCGGTATCACCCCGGAGAGGAACGTGACGAAGCCGCTGCCCGCCCAGAACGACGCCAGGATGGCCAGCGTGTAGAAGGCGAACCCGGGCACGCCGCCCGCGAGCCCGACGGCGAAGAAGGTTGTGAGGGCGAAGGCGAGGGAGAGGACCACGAGCGGCGGGAAGGAGACGAGTGCGTTGGAGAGCACGTAGGACGCGCGCCGGTACGCGCCGTAGGCCGTCTCGCGCAGGAACACGTAGCGCTCCTGGAGGAACACCGGCAGCGCGTCGGCGCAGGTGTAGTACATGGTGGACATGGCGAACGCGAAGAAGCCCAGCCGCTCCTGCGCCCCCTTGGGGGACTGGTCCAGCCGGAAGAAGACGGTGGCGAGGATCGCGCCGGTGACCACCACGGCCCCGAGGCGTATGAGGAACAGCTCGGGCATGCGCCGCGTGTTGATCGCTGACCGCTTCGTCAGCACCTTCATCTCCACCCAGAACGGGTTGGCGTAGGTGCGCACGGACGCGGCCTCCCCGGCCACGTCCGAGCCCGACACCAGCTTCCCGCGCGAAATGCTCGCGCTGATGGCCTCCTTGAGCGACATCGCCGAGCCGCCGTCCCCTTGGGCAGCCGCAGGGCTCGTCGTCCGCGCGTGCATGAGCTGCCACGTGCGCTGGAAGTCGACGAGCGGCTTGGTCCCCGTGGGCGACGACTCCAGCTCGCGGATCAGGTCGAGCGCGAACTCGGCGCGGTTCTCGTCGTCGGGCACCGGGAAGCCGAACTCGGCGAAGTAGGACGGCAGCGCGGAAGGCGGGCCGCTGAAGACCGTGCGGCCACCGGAGAGCAGGATGAGGCGGTCGAGGAGGCCGAGGATGCGCTGGCTCGGCTGGTGGATGGACGTGATGACAATGCTGCCGCTCTCGGCGATGCGGCGGAGCACCTTGACGACCATGAACGCGGAGGTGGAGTCGAGCCCCGACGTGGGCTCGTCGAGGAACAGGAGGATGGGGTCGTGGATGATGTCGGTGCCGATGGACACCCTGCGGCGCTCTCCCCCGGACACCCCGCGGTGGCCCTCGTCGCCGATGATGGTGCCGGCCGCGGCGCGGAGGCCGAGCTGGTCGATGAGCGCCTGCACGCGCGCGCGCTTCTTGGCGGGCGACAGCGCCCGCGGGAGGCGAAACTCGGCGGCGAAGGAGAGCGTCTCGGCGACGGTGAGCATGGGGAACAGCAGGTCGTCCTGCATGACGTACGCGGAGATGGACTTGAGGACGGCGCCCGTGAGGGGCTCCCCGTTGAGCGTGACGGCGCCCTTGAGCGCGTCCCGGGAGATGCGGTGCGCCAGCGCGTCGATGAGCGTGGACTTGCCGGAGCCGCTGGCGCCCATGACGGCCAGGATCTCGCCCTCCCTCGCGTCCCCGGAGACGCCGTCCAGCAGCGCCCTGGTGGTGACGCGGTCGGAGCGGCGCTGCAGGGGCAGCAGGCCGGGGCCAGGGCCGCCGCGCCCGTGCTGCTTGGCGCGGACGCTGTAGGTCAGGCTGCTGAACGCCAGGCGGAAGTGCACGGTCCGTCCGATGGCCGTCGCGCCGGCGACTCCCGCCACCGCGTCACGGTCGGGCGTGGTGGTGGCGTGCGGCAGCGGCAGCGAGAACGCGGACGCGGAGCCGTCATCGTccgccgggtcgacggtggcggcgccGACGAGGCGGAGCATCTCGGCGAGGGACGGGTTCCGGCCCCTCTCCCGCGCGGGCGGGGGCGAGGCTAGGAACGGGAGGCGGTCCTGCACGGCGGGCGCCATCGCATGCGAGCACGCAGCCTCGCGATCGAAAACCCGTGGTGTACGTACGTGCTGCTGGCTGCACTTTCTCTGCCCACTCACTGGCGCAAAAGCGAGCGAGCCGAGCTTAAGTAAAGGGAGGGCGGGTGTGGTGGGTCCAGTAGGTCGTTCGGTCCAGTGTGGCTTCCAGGAGAGGACGAGAAGGTGCAGCAGACTTGGGGAGGCGTGGAGCTCAAGCTTGAAGGCCGCTTGGGGGCGTTGTCGTCAGTGGTCACGGCGGGAGAATGGTGGGAGGAGGAAACGGTCTAGGGGTCGGAGAGAGGCGTCCGCGGGGCTGATGGTGTGTGTAGGAGACGGGATGGTGGCCAACGCGCGGGCGGGGTCGTGGTGTTGCCGCTGCCGGCGGGGGAGTGCATGGTCAGCGGGGACCGGGGGGAGGGTGGGTTTGCTGGCTTCCACGTCGAATCGGTGCGATTTAGGTTGGGTGGGTGACGAGAGACGGAGGATTTAGGAAGAAAACAGCAACTTGCGTGCACTGGGCAATGCAATAGTGCATGTACATTCATTGGGGGCGTTGCAATCCACACGTTCCTGTGCTCTAAGCATGCAGAAAAAAAATGCCTTGTTTCGGTAGCTTGTCGAAAACAACACTTGATGTTTAAAATACGTAGCCTTGGCATAGCTGCACCGTACAGTTAGTTCGGCTAGATCTTCTAGACCTGCTGGTTTACGTAACATGTTGCATACGGTGGCAGTGTTCTATAGAAGCGCGTTGACAAGAAAAAGTGTAACGTTAGGTTCGACATCTGTTGACCACGTACATTTGGATGTTTAGATGTCAGAAATACGATACCGAGTTGGTAAGCAAATAACCCCAAGACGACGGTGGCAGGGTGCTAGGCTGCCATTGATTATTTGTTTTTATATAAATATTATTAAGTAGAATAAGAGTACTCATTATGATGACCTTATGGCAGCAGGTGCAGTATATATGAGGCGGACCGTGTGCCGTGATGGTAAACCAATTTGGTTACGAAGTTATAGAGCATTTCGCTGTTTCAAATGTATGCATCTCAGTCGTTACCCTATCCATATGCCGTGTAAAAAGCAGCCAAGAACTTGCTCTGACGAAGGTGCTAAAAACGAATGTTCTCTACTGCACCGCCCACATAATGAACATTGCAGCCTGCAGGGTTGGTGGTGTATAAATTTTTAGGCGGCTTCGTTGCCAGTACATGTCGCTCGGAATAAGGCGCAACAAGGTAACAAGGTAGCGATGAAAACCgttttcaaaaattctgtaacCGGAGCCCCGTAATTGTTTCATATCTGTAAAGACAACATTATTTTCGAAAATTACTGtttttaattttgaatttcttcagATATCTATCAACACCGTATTTAGTCGCCGACAGGTAGATTAATTATAAAGTCAGATAAACTTCTAACCGACCGGCGATCGTTTTCGACTTCCCTACCCACATGCCAATGGCTACGCGCATATACAGAAACTAGCTACGAAGCGGTAAAGCCTATAAAAGCGCATCCGCTTATCCGCATTGGAAAGCGGAAAGCAACGCGTAACCGCGGTACAAAAGTCTCCTGCATAGTTGCGTGATCGCGTCACCTGAGGCAAACGCAACGAATGGAAAGCGAAAACCATAGACATCCATAAATCCTCATCCCACGATGCATGCCGACCAGCTTCGGGCTCGCAACGGCGATCGCATGCGCTTGCACAAGTGCACAGCCCCCACTCCCCCTCCCCCAGGCCCCAAGAGGCAGGCATGAGAATAGACGGGTCCGTCCCTACGTTCCACACAGGCAGGTCCGACCGAGTCGGTCTGTTGAAAAACTGGTTTTGGCCCCCATCCCATCCCTCCGTTCCGTTGCCTCGGGCGCAGGGTGGCGGTGCCTTTGCGCGCCTCATCTGCCGCGCCGCAGCCGCTCGGACCTGGCATCACGCGACGCCATCACTGTGCCACGCGCGGCACGGAACCAAGAACCCCCCGCCAACCTTGCCGTCCGCCTCTTCTCGGCGGCGGCGTGGTAGCCGCCCGCAGGGCACTGCTTCCCCGCACCCCTGTGGCCTGTGGGGGGTGGACTGAAACTGAAGTTAACTACCGACAGGAACAGGACACCGCCGGCCAATCAGGCGGACCACAAGCAGAACGGCCCGCCCATCAGGATCTGGCCCTGCATGGGACTGGGTGGATACGATACGCCGCGCGTGGCATCAGGCTGTGGCACGCCGCGTGAGGGGCGGTGGATACGCCGCGCCAGCGCGGTGCACCTTGCCTGACCCTGCCCGGCATTCTGGCACTGGTACGGCTTATATTTCTAACAGATGCGTACAGTAGATTATCACCTACAACCTTAACGAAATGCATTGTAATTAACGAACCTCTGCTAAAAAATAAATTTGAAGGATGGTTCTATTAACCATCTCTATGAATATAATCATCTATAGAAACGATTTCTATAACCGAACCGCCTCAAAAATATAGAAGAAGTATCAGTGATGAATATGTTATGAAACCGTGGCTGAAATTCATTAACAAATGTAGTACTCGTAGTCAAAACGGGTCCAAAAATAACCTCCCTACAAACACCCGTCTTCGTTGCGTGCAGTTGTTCATGCATGACTATAGCTGTTCATGTCATTATTGAACTTATTTGGAGGTAAGAAATtgcaaaagagagagagagagagagagagagagagagcaagagAGAATTGTCCTTTGAACCTTTGAAGGAGTTTAGATTTGAGAGATGGATTTATGTCATTCTCATAATCCTTGACAAAACCTAACTATACATttgttttactatttttaaaaaaatctagatattttttatttttgctAGTAATTTTGGACTAATTTTTTGCCCACCTTACTTGATTCACATCTACTCTATTTAACTTTAGTGCCTCATCCATCATTTGGTCATCTGAGATCCAACTTCCTTGCTTTTTAAGAACACTATACCAGCTTTTGAAGGACACAAGACCAGCAGTTGTTCAAATGGCTTATTGTCGCCTTGAGGAGCTTGCCAATGCATTTTCAGTCCATTAACATTTCTTTTGTGGTCAACTGGCCTGGTGCTGTTGAAGTCATCTGTAACTTGATCCTAGAATTAACATTTTTTTTGCGTGGACTCTTTTACATAATAAAGTGGTGCTGACTGCTAACAACCTGCAGAAGAAACATTGACAGTGCAACCTAGTTTGCTGTCTTTGTAACTCAGCGTTGGAGACGGTATCTTATTTATGCAAAGATTATCCTTTCAGTAGAGAGGTGTGGGATAAAATATTGACATTGGGGAACTGTTCCTTCCTGAGAGGAATCCAGGCTTCCGTGTCGTTGTATGGTTGGTGGAGAAATATAAGAGGTCTCTGTAATAGGCAATCTAGAAGAAATTTCGATGGTCTTCTGATCTATTTTTGGTGGAGCCTATGGTTAGAGAGAAACAACAGGATCTTCAGGAACCAGCAGAAAAATGCAAAGCAGATCGCTTCTTTAGTGAAAGAGCTAGTGGGTGCTTTCTTGAGTTAGTTTGTGCCAGGTAGTTTCGGAGTTGTGATTAGGCTCAGTAGACGGTTGTTTTTGtccttcttctttcttttctcctcCCTTTGTCTTCGAGTGCGTGTCTTGTAAGTGTATCTCCTTTCTAATATATTGGAGCGGCAAATCTTTTGCCCTCCCTTTCAAAAAAAAACTTGATCCTAGAATTTATCATTCTTCTTGCCATAGCCCATAGCCATCAATTGGGTCGGTAGAATGATTCAACCAAGCACTTGCCTAAAATATATACAAAGAAATAAACTAAGTACCATTCTAAACAGTCAATATAATTAGAGAAAGACGAGAAAATTGTTACCAATCTAACTTCATCGTGGGTGGCACTCCTGTCGACCTCGACGTCATTGTCGTCATCAATGTCATTTTTCTTAGATCCTGCTGCTGAAATCGCTGGTGGAGTCCCTTTACTAAAGGGTGCTGGTGTCGGGGAGAAAGAACCAAAGTTCTGACTGCTACCAACAAAATAGAAATCCTCTGATGATGGTTCAGGATCTTGACTCAATGGAGAAAATGGTGGTTGTAGATAACTTAGAAACCGTTGATAACTTAGAAACCCACCAAGAGAATACAACCTGAAATATCATTGACTCGGTTAATTTCATACCTTGCTAAAGTTTAGAAATTTGATACTGAGATAAATCACAAAAATCTTCAGTACATCACCTATTCCTCAAAAAAATAGCATGTACATGACTACAAGTACCATTGCACTATCATGGCACAAAACAGACAATCATTCTGAAGGGAAAAAATATAAATGTAGATATATGGTTAAGGGAAAGTTAGCATGGACTGAAGAATCAATCTCACCGAGGCTGTAGAAGGAGGAACCTGGCCGCCAACCGGACATGCCAGCAGTACCCGACTGGAAGCTAGCTGCTAGGGATGGCTGTAGCCTGTAGTTGCCCCAATCTACGGAGACAACAGCACTAGAGTTGGGCCAGTGGGTCCGCCCCCATGGCTATGAGCCTTCTTCCCCACAGCAGAGGTACACAATAGTAAACCAGGGACGGTTGCAGTTGCCCCAGTCGATGGAGATGGCGGTACTGGAGTTGAAGCAGTGGCTGCGTGCCCATGGCCACAATATATATGCTGCAAATAGAATGCCATAGATGTTTGCCTTGGTGTGGCAAAATCCAGGTTACGTGATGTTTGGTTCCCTATGGTTTTTGAGAAGTTGGATAATGCACAAAATCCAATATAGATCACGTTATCAATTTCTGTTGAGGTTGTGAGTTATGGCACAAAATCCAATACAAAATGTAGAAGCCATTTGTCATGTGGGGCCTCGTTCTGTCACCTTCTGTGTTAGATTCGTATGTGTCAAACCATTATAGAGTCAAGAATAGTTTACTTGTCGCCTTTTGCATGCAAAGGCTCCTGAACCTCCACGCAGCTTGTCCTTAGGGTTGGGGGATTGTTCTGTATGCTTCGTTTTGTTTGTCTGCGTATACTGCAACCtcactaaggccctgtttggttcaTACCTCATTTGTAGAATCTCATTCTGGAATCTTATTATTAGCCAAAACGAAGG of Zea mays cultivar B73 chromosome 8, Zm-B73-REFERENCE-NAM-5.0, whole genome shotgun sequence contains these proteins:
- the LOC103636522 gene encoding ABC transporter G family member 16, which codes for MAPAVQDRLPFLASPPPARERGRNPSLAEMLRLVGAATVDPADDDGSASAFSLPLPHATTTPDRDAVAGVAGATAIGRTVHFRLAFSSLTYSVRAKQHGRGGPGPGLLPLQRRSDRVTTRALLDGVSGDAREGEILAVMGASGSGKSTLIDALAHRISRDALKGAVTLNGEPLTGAVLKSISAYVMQDDLLFPMLTVAETLSFAAEFRLPRALSPAKKRARVQALIDQLGLRAAAGTIIGDEGHRGVSGGERRRVSIGTDIIHDPILLFLDEPTSGLDSTSAFMVVKVLRRIAESGSIVITSIHQPSQRILGLLDRLILLSGGRTVFSGPPSALPSYFAEFGFPVPDDENRAEFALDLIRELESSPTGTKPLVDFQRTWQLMHARTTSPAAAQGDGGSAMSLKEAISASISRGKLVSGSDVAGEAASVRTYANPFWVEMKVLTKRSAINTRRMPELFLIRLGAVVVTGAILATVFFRLDQSPKGAQERLGFFAFAMSTMYYTCADALPVFLQERYVFLRETAYGAYRRASYVLSNALVSFPPLVVLSLAFALTTFFAVGLAGGVPGFAFYTLAILASFWAGSGFVTFLSGVIPHVMIGYTVVVAILAYFLLFSGFFITRDRIPPYWIWFHYLSLIKYPFEGVLQNEFGRGGECFVRGAQIFDNSPLAGLPDAVKARVLASISSALGVGIGADTCVVTGRGVLQQAAVTQLGKWECLLVTMAWGFLFRILFYFSLVLGSKNKRR